TAATTGCTACAGGCATTGTTGGAATAAATATCGAAGACAGTATTAATTTAAGTCCGACGTTAATTGACGAGATAGAATTTTGTGAAAGAATAGCGGCTATCCGTTCCTTGTCAGACTCACTCGGCTTTCATTTAGTCATTAATGCAAGAACAGACTCCTTCTATACTTCCTCCGGCTCTCCTAAAGAAAAATTATCGGAATCAATAAGGCGGGGTAACAAATACCGGGAAGCTGGGGCAGACTGCATATTTGTTCAACCTGTATGGGAAAAAGCAACGATTGCTACATTAGTGAAGGAGATTAATGCTCCTATTAATATTCTTTCAAATCCTACCATTGCCGATGGGATACCTCCCTCTATTCATGAATTACAGGATATGGGCGTTGCGAGATTAAGCCTGGGTTCAAGTTTGATGAAAGCCACCCTGGCCTTGATTAAAAAAGTAGCGGATGAAATATCCACTCAGGGAACCAGTAGTATTTTATTGGAGGCAATGACACCGGTTAGTGAAACGAAGTTGGCTTATATGATGGCGACAGGGTTGGGGAAATAATGAGGTTACTTCCCGATACAGAAAAATAAACACGTTGATTATCAATAATCTATATAACAAGAGGGACAGAAATTCAAGGGAATTAGTAGTAGATAGGTATCGGAAAATATCAGCGGGGGCTATTCTTCCTTAAGAGCTAACTTCAAGCTTATATCCTTTGCCACGAATAACAACAATGGAAATATTGGGATCAGATTCCAGTTTTTTTCTGAGTTTTGATATGAACATATCAAGACTGCGGCCTACTATAACACCTTTATCTTCCCATATCTCTTTTTGTAGCCTGCTTCTCTCTATTGTCTCGTTAGGAGAAGATGCGAAGATGTGCAACACACGGGTTTCAGTTTCGGTGAGATCAATGGTCTCTCCATTTATTATGAGCTTACGATTTTTTTCATCGAACAACATTGAGCCTAAAGTGACCACACCAGTAGTGACTACACTAGTACTCTGATCATCAGGTAAAATCCGACGCGGTTTGGCAGACCTAAAAAATATAAAACCAACAAATGCTAAAAATGACAGGCTGCCCAAAATATATCCACTCTTTGCTGTATTTATTGCTGCCGGTTTAAATTTAATGTTGATCATGTAACATCCTTTGGGTTGCACTCTTCCCCTACAAGCTATAATATCATTCCTTTTATTGTTGGATATAGCGTATCCATAGGCTATACTGGAGTTGCTACAGTTCAGCACATTAACAACATAATCACTTGCGAAGGGGTCTTTGGCCAACAAACGCCGGGTAGTATTCATCAGCGAGTCCGGTTGAAAAGTAAGCTCATTCTCAAAGCTGATCTGGTATTCATTTTCGGCGATCTTTTTTACCGGAAGAACCCTTGATTTACTGTCGCCCGACTGCGTGAGGAGCTCATCTCCTATCTTCCGAAGCAAAACTTCCCTCCTGGCAATATCAAAGTCGTCACTGCCGGTCATAATGAAAGTCACGCATGTTACAGAGATCAACAGGAGTAGTACCAATCCCCACAGGTATTTGCGTTTTCCGGAAAGTAGATTTCGACTGTAAAACATACCATTTTACGATTTATTTACAAAGGTTACATTTTTATTTACAATCCAAATTCCTCCGGCTGGAATATATCAAAGTACTTTTGTCGCACCAGCTTTGAAAGGATATGAAAAATAAAAAAAATGTCTTTTACGAATCCATATCACTTAAATCAACAATAAATATGAAAAAAATTATCTATGCGTCGATCTTACCGCTGGTGGTGGTAAGCGGACTAATATTCGCTAATCGCGACATTAAAAATGAAACTGCTAAAAGGCCAACCCCAAAACCGCTTACTGCTGCTGAAAGGGAAGCCGAAATGAAAAAATGGGAGGCTACCCCTGAAGGTATAAAGTACAAAAAATGGGTAGCTTCTCCCGAAGGTCAAAAGGTGTTTGCCGCTGCTGCTAAATTAAGGAAGAACATTAATGATTATACCAATATGGAGGCTGTTGTAACCTCTCTTTCTCTTCCGCCAGGGTCAAGATTAGGTTTCGGTGTGATGGCCAGGATCAATGGTGATGATTATATTGTAAAATTTGAGCCGGAAAAGTCTCAACTTGAGCAATTGCATAGCCTGAAAGTTAATGACAAAATAATCATAAGAAGCCATAACGTATCGCACGCCCCCAAGTATTCATACCCGATAATATCGGGCGAATATGTAGAACGGGATAGTAAAGTAATTTTTCAACGTGTCCCTCGCAAAGGCGCTTGCTAAGCAAAGAAATTATGAGATACCCACGCATTTACACCTTGTTCCTGATGCTTGTCTTTCACACTTCCTGCGGACAAAACCGAACAAACGCACCACAAGATGATTTCAGTAAAGAGCACAATGGCTACTCCGAGTCTCAACTTAAAGAATTGGCTACCTCCAAGGTGCCCATGAGTCAGGTTCGGCATGTAAAGCAAGACAGAAACGGAGACATTTTGATTACTGCATCATGGGGTGGTGCTTTTCGCTACGATGGAAAATCGTTTACTAATCTCACAAGTAGTAAAATAGGTGCGCGCAGGTTCTGGGATGTTCTGGAAGATCAACACGGAAACCTTTGGTTAGCTTCCACTGATTCCGG
The genomic region above belongs to Chitinophaga sp. 180180018-3 and contains:
- a CDS encoding winged helix-turn-helix domain-containing protein, whose protein sequence is MFYSRNLLSGKRKYLWGLVLLLLISVTCVTFIMTGSDDFDIARREVLLRKIGDELLTQSGDSKSRVLPVKKIAENEYQISFENELTFQPDSLMNTTRRLLAKDPFASDYVVNVLNCSNSSIAYGYAISNNKRNDIIACRGRVQPKGCYMINIKFKPAAINTAKSGYILGSLSFLAFVGFIFFRSAKPRRILPDDQSTSVVTTGVVTLGSMLFDEKNRKLIINGETIDLTETETRVLHIFASSPNETIERSRLQKEIWEDKGVIVGRSLDMFISKLRKKLESDPNISIVVIRGKGYKLEVSS
- a CDS encoding isocitrate lyase/phosphoenolpyruvate mutase family protein, with the protein product MISNIQKEKAEKFLKFHHDEEMLVLLNSWDIGSSRLIEACGYKAIATTSMGMAAALGYPDCQIMQLSELLEIVKGIVNAVKAPVTVDIEAGYGNNLDEIIDSVKKIIATGIVGINIEDSINLSPTLIDEIEFCERIAAIRSLSDSLGFHLVINARTDSFYTSSGSPKEKLSESIRRGNKYREAGADCIFVQPVWEKATIATLVKEINAPINILSNPTIADGIPPSIHELQDMGVARLSLGSSLMKATLALIKKVADEISTQGTSSILLEAMTPVSETKLAYMMATGLGK